One window of the Thermodesulfomicrobium sp. WS genome contains the following:
- a CDS encoding efflux RND transporter periplasmic adaptor subunit: protein MTDPRPHRRATLLALGIALVALALGAGAAVYFVRTKPTPPQRPPASLAPSVEVIRPQPHHGPVTITAMGTITPARQIALRAQVGGAVVAVSPRLEPGLVVAAQEELLRIDPRDYEAALAQREAELAQAKAALEMEAGRRQVARKDWERLALGDNASDPRLPLREPQWMEAQAAVRKAEANVALARLNLERTHVRAPFAAVVQEKNVHLGSTVSTQETLAVLTDATRFWVEASVPVEHLSWIAIPPTAPGAPVEIRAASGSTAQGAVAGLIPAVESGGRLARIRITLPRPLETTPPFLLGDSVEVAIQGRSIDGVRIPRESLREGDQVWLATNGTLEIRPVRVLFTDPQNAIVDGIAADESIISSPLAAPMPGMAVTAIHTSAR, encoded by the coding sequence ATGACCGACCCACGTCCTCACCGCCGCGCCACGCTGCTGGCGCTCGGCATCGCCCTTGTGGCCCTCGCCCTCGGTGCAGGGGCTGCGGTGTATTTCGTGCGCACCAAACCCACCCCGCCCCAGCGGCCGCCGGCATCGCTCGCGCCCAGTGTGGAAGTGATCCGCCCCCAGCCACACCACGGACCCGTGACCATCACTGCCATGGGGACCATCACCCCGGCGCGGCAAATCGCCCTGCGCGCCCAAGTGGGCGGTGCGGTGGTGGCGGTTTCGCCGCGTCTGGAGCCCGGCCTTGTGGTCGCTGCCCAGGAAGAACTGCTGCGCATCGATCCCCGCGACTATGAAGCCGCCCTTGCCCAGCGCGAGGCGGAGCTCGCCCAAGCCAAGGCCGCCTTGGAAATGGAAGCCGGCCGCCGACAAGTGGCGCGCAAGGACTGGGAACGCCTCGCCCTTGGGGATAACGCCTCGGATCCCCGTCTGCCCTTGCGCGAACCCCAATGGATGGAAGCCCAGGCCGCGGTGCGCAAGGCCGAGGCCAATGTGGCCCTCGCCCGCCTCAACCTGGAACGAACACACGTGCGCGCCCCCTTTGCCGCGGTGGTGCAGGAAAAGAACGTGCACTTGGGCAGCACGGTCTCCACCCAAGAGACGCTCGCCGTGCTCACCGATGCCACCCGCTTTTGGGTGGAGGCGAGCGTCCCGGTGGAGCACCTCTCCTGGATTGCCATCCCGCCGACGGCCCCAGGGGCGCCGGTAGAGATCCGGGCCGCTTCCGGCTCCACGGCCCAGGGCGCGGTGGCAGGACTCATCCCTGCGGTGGAAAGCGGCGGCCGCCTGGCCCGCATCCGCATCACCCTGCCCCGCCCCCTGGAGACCACGCCGCCGTTTCTTCTGGGAGATAGCGTCGAGGTCGCCATCCAGGGCCGCAGCATCGACGGGGTCCGCATCCCGCGCGAGAGTCTGCGCGAGGGCGATCAGGTCTGGCTGGCCACCAACGGCACCTTGGAGATCCGCCCGGTACGGGTGCTCTTTACGGACCCGCAAAATGCCATCGTCGACGGGATCGCTGCGGACGAATCCATCATTTCCTCACCTCTTGCCGCGCCGATGCCCGGCATGGCCGTCACCGCCATCCACACCAGCGCGAGGTAG